A genome region from Penaeus monodon isolate SGIC_2016 chromosome 14, NSTDA_Pmon_1, whole genome shotgun sequence includes the following:
- the LOC119580761 gene encoding uncharacterized protein LOC119580761 — translation MRRHSHPGPHGDYHVPPPATEQAAQRQAERQSGSAPKQPAPEIKPATRQEGRGGVPHPDQPPSADVCERPRPRGSPGTAQGSARADAAPAARGVSFVVGREAHLRGRRLPLRLRPGFREFLGPTGGREAATRLGPRES, via the exons ATGCGGCGTCATTCTCATCCTGGGCCTCATGGTGACTATCACGTGCCTCCTCCTGCGACAGAACAAGCTGCTCAAAGACAGGC GGAGCGCCAGTCCGGTTCCGCCCCCAAGCAGCCGGCGCCCGAAATCAAGCCGGCGACCCGCcaagagggacgaggaggggtACCTCACCCCGACCAGCCTCCCTCCGCCG ATGTGTGTGAGCGGCCTCGGCCTCGTGGATCACCCGGCACGGCCCAAGGGAGTGCGCGCGCAGATGCGGCCC CCGCCGCTCGAGGAGTCTCCTTCGTCGTCGGTCGAGAGGCACATCTACGAGGACGCCGACTTCCCCTGCGCCTTCGGCCCGGATTCCGAGA GTTTCTAGGACCCACCGGGGGGCGAGAGGCGGCCACGAGACTCGGTCCGCGGGAATCGtga